The following DNA comes from Rhinolophus sinicus isolate RSC01 linkage group LG06, ASM3656204v1, whole genome shotgun sequence.
ataaaataacagCAGATGTTTTCTGGCAACTTTTTTGCTAGGTTGAAAATTAATCCTATTCTTAAaacatatacaatattatattagttacaaaTCCATTGTCCATTACATTGATATgtacattcttttaaattatatgttcatatgtgaattttcaaataaacaaatagcaaaaaagtccagaaaaaaattataatttataattcaaaattaaaacaattttgaatatttattataaatgccAAAGTTCAAAATGcatttatagtattttgttaaaaatgaaatacgTGACTAGTGTACCCAGAAAAATACAGGAACACTCAAAAGCAGTTGAATTTTAGATGCACTTATCTCAATCAAGGTAAGTAAATTGCTTCAAGCATACTGATTTCTGGTTACAGTGTATCTGactaattatttgaaatttaccTGAATGAGAAACTTTAGAGGTCAGTCAGTTCTCTGTAGTCCATCTTTGTGACCATAAGTGGCTTTCAAGGCTATAGAAAATACCATTTTTGGTTATCCTGACCCTGTGGTTTAAAcagtctccctctccccccaccacccctctCACACACTAGGAAGTTTTTTTAACCATTAACCATTCAAGAACACTGGTTGAGCACCTACCAAGTGTGTCCCTGAGGGGACACGTGGGAGCCATAAACTAAGCAAAGATGTCTTCCTTCCCTAGCCACACAGTGTAAAATAGCAACCTTTACTCCCTGCCTCTGACTCCCATCTCCCTGGTTTATTTTTGCCATTACGCTCATCACCAACTGAAATAATGCATGTTTATTTGGGTTTTATGCTTATTGTCTAACTCCCCCttctggaatgtaagctccaggaggacaggaactttgttcagttctttgctgtagtctcagtgcctaaaacAGACAAATGACATAACAGATGctaaaccaacatttattgaatagatagAGAAATACTAAAATGAGGAAAACCCAGACTCTGCCCTTAAGGAATATAGtgtctgaagaaaaaaataaagtacaagagAATCGAGGGCCCCACAATTAATCCATAGCTTTTGTGGAATTTTGAGGCCCCCTATAGGATTGGGAATATCATCAGATTGAGGAACCGGGCTCTTACCCTGACTCTGCCACTACCTTGAAGAGGAGTGTCTGCCTCTCCCTGCACTTACCAACTCTCCCCTGTATGGTTGGTAACAGGAAAACAACCCTGGACATCTCTTCCGCTCTTACATGGGTGCTTCTCTGATTTGTTCATAGAAAACTGCAAGCTGCTGGGCTTCCCCTCCACTCATATGACAGCCAGGCTGAAGGGGGCCTGGAATAGTGGTGGGCAGCCACGTAGGAGGCACACATGCTGCCTGAGTCCTTGGGGCCAGCCACTCCCAAGCAGAGCTAATCGGCTTCCCCCCAGTCCAGATGCTCTTCCAAAGCCCCTCTCTGGGCAGAACAcctcatttctctcctcttcttctccctcgCCACCCAGACCTACTCCCCCTGTCCCCAGCATCCTATTCACTGTCAGGCCCATGGATCTTTCAAATCTGGAGTCCCTTTGGCCTCAGAAAGTTCATCTCAACTGACACTGCTCTAGCTCACTacctcttttcctccccttcagCCTCCGTCCGTCGTTAAATGGTCTCTTGACTGACTTCTCCAATGTCTCCCTCATACCTCTGCCCAAATAATATCATCCTCCCTCCCAGAATCTTCAGGGTCTCCTCTTATCTGTGCAACAAAATGCCCACTTCTCAGGCTGGCATTTAGGGAAAACCAGAGTGGGAACAGTGCTCTAGAAATTTACAGAGGGAAAAATTACTCCTGAATGGAGACGGAGAGTGAAAACTCATAATCACAGGGTGTCATGGACAGAAAGGAGGAAGGCTGACTTGCTCAAATCAAAGGTATTCAGTGACGTCTGAGCACCAGAATGGAGGCCTACTGGTCTTTCTATGATGCTTGAAAACCAGCAGAATTTCCCAGTGGGACATGAGGAAGACAACGTTAGCAGAGAGTAAAAGGCAAGTTGATTTAGTGAGTTTGGCCATAGTGatatattaaaatcaaatatctgtattaactttaataattatattttagatgtcaaaaaatcttctaaaattagTATAGACtctgcagggaaaaaaaacatttaagttcCATTTCTAATAGACAAAGTATATATATtaagtttcaagtatataaaaaataacttttaaaaatatggtaatttaGAGTATCCTATTAAAAATAGGCTTCAGGGGGCTGATAAAGTTATGGAACAAATCTCAATTGCTGACTtcatgagaaatttaaaaacaaccaccacaacCTGAATGCTCCATCTTTTCCCTTTAACATGCACTGCACTGAAGCTGACCTAACTCACTGACGTGTGCTTCTGGCTCTAGTGCTAACTCTCTGTGTGATTTCGGGCAAATCACTCCCTCTTCTGGGTTTCATCCTTCTACATGACTGGCCTTATTTCTGAACACCTCCCAGCCCCACTACAAACCTCTAGGAATTGTTAATTAGTGCAAGCAAACAACTACTAGTTCTAACCGTTATCCAAATGATTGAATACGTGAACATGAAACAGGTAGTTGGCTCTTACCTGAGCACTGAGCTGTCACTTGATAGGCATCTCCAGTTATCAATAAGAACTATAAATGGAAACCCACTAACAGGTACATAAGCAGAACCTGACCTATTTATTGACTGCCTctaattttcattccatttaataagatatttcacttcttcagttaaaaaaaaatctctcccctAAACTCAGTTCAGTGAGTCAATGGACTGATTTTATAACACTATGTGGCATTGAATTGTCTGCCTTGGGAGAATCCATCTCTGGAGAACTTACACTTAATTTATGTAGACTTTCCCATGTGGACATAAGAAAGCTCAACTGCACAAACTTGGAGCAACACTTTTTCAGGTTTCTACAGGGAATAAACACCTCTTGTCAAGAGACTTAATTCCACCATGGCCTCCCCcattaagaaatgaaagcagaggcTGAGTGAAAGTTAGTAAATAGGCAGagtgaagaagggagaaagggatgAGGCTGTGAGCAAATGTAAGCTGATCTAGATGGAAGGTCTAATTGCATGGGGTAAACAGTCTCTGCAATGATAGGAAACACATCGAGGCAAGTTGATTGCAGTTACTTTGTGGAAAGCCTAGATATCATtactaaaatgttttatgttttctagtgGAAATATGGAAACTGAAAATTTGGTGTGGGGAGGAGTCATTTCATTCAGATGATTTTATAGTTGGAGCTTTTTAACTTGAAGTCAAAAACATCTAGCTCTACGACTGAGCAAATAGGTAACTTCTCTggctaaaataaagataatgttgTTAATCTCGCAGGGATTGTGTAAGAACTAGGGGACTCAGAGTTCCGTGTGTACTGAACAGTCAGTGAGACCACGGACTCAGTCCCAGCAGAATGCAGGGGTGCGTGAGTCTGCAGGCGTGGCTTTATCCAGAACTCGGATGATGTAACCAGGACCTGGgttccctttctctgtttctcgTTTCTGCTTTCCTAGAGTAGGTTCCATTCTCAAGGAAGTTTTCCCCTCCTAAAGGCACCTGGCTGCCAATAACACTTAGGGATACATTCTCTCTAATCTGTGTCTTGTGGACATACCAGTTATCCTGTGGGGAAACAGGTTCTCATTCACCAAAACCAATCAAAGGACTCCTCCCATATTGTTCACTGTAGTAAGATCACATACAAAACCATAAACCAGATCCTACGACTGTGACTAAATGGGAAATGCTGCCTAACGTGCACTTTTCATGGTCCCCCCCTCATAATTTGGACTAGCATCTATCTCAACTATGCATATCTAAAAAGGTTTAATCAAAAAAATTACCCAAGAACAATGAAGGTACTGTTGGCAGGGGAAGGAGGCAATGAATGAAGGCGAGTCAACACTCAAATGTCCCTATACATACGAGAAAACACATTGTCTACATTAAATTATTGTATGGATACAGGAGAAAGATGAAAGCTTTCAACTAATCAAATTAATTGTTGTGGCAAGACAGGCTGGAAGGACATAAAGGGAGGTGTTGAGCCTTCCTTACACAAACTTAGGGGCATGGCAGTGTGACCTAGAAAGTGTGGGCAGGTGGCCTAGGCCGTGAAActcaggcctggccaatcagagaaGTTCATCTTCCAGACCACAGAGATTATTCAAGACTTGGCACGTACCCAGGATCAGGTCAGAACCCTCCCCCAACTTCCCTGCGAGAGCTGTCAGTAAagactcttttcttcctttggaaTTATTGATGGTAAGAATGGTTTAAATTGAAGCCCCTTATGGCCATTTCTCTGACACGTAAGGTTCACTTTctgaaaaaaagagcaaaaggtAACTATAAAAAGAACGACAGGAACGAGAGTGGAACCCCTGACGACATTGTCAGAAAGAGCCAGACGTACCTAGAActacaagtcattttttttttctttaaatgaatacagtaagtcatttaatttttgcttAAGTTAGTTTGTATTGAATGTGAATCTTAAGGAAAATGATGTCTAAACCTCCACTGGATGGTAGATCCACTTTTTTTAATAGACCTCCTTGGCCCCAAGAAAATCCAGCAATATGGCTGGGTACCTGTTTCATTGTTCCCAAATTCTCTATGATATTCAGGAGTTGGTCTGCTGAAGACATCCAACCTCTTTAGGGGGCACCGCAGCCTAGCTCAGTGGGTATACCAACCAGCTTCTTCAGTAATTCAGTACAAATTGCTCTTTAAATaagtacatgcacacacatactgtTTCTTACATATTCTATATGAACATGCAATCTTTGTGTTCAACatgctatatatatagttacCAAATATATGGCTGCCAAACTTCCTATGAGAAGAGTTACGATAATTGGTGTAGTGATGTACCAACTTGACCTCCCAGGTCTGAATTCCCTTGGAATCAGGTGTCTGGGCACAGCAAGCAAATTGCTGGGATTGGTATACATGGAAACAACTTGTGAGGAGCAtgacaacaataaaaatgcatGAGAAGCAAAAAGAGAAGTGTCTGTAACTTTCTTTGTGGCACTGAGAGTCCAAGGCAACATCAGCGCACTCGGCTCCCCGGAGCCAACAGTGACTGTTGGGGTAGGGGCAGGTTTGCGGTGCCTGCACCAAGCCTGAGGGCATCTACAACTGTGGGCGGAGGGGTGGGAACCCAGCCATGAATGGGGCTCCTGACTGaacttgtttcttcatctatgaaatgagggTTGGGCACTGACCACACATAGGTCTATAAttacttttcctcttcttttttataCAGAGGGAACCGAGGCAGAAAATGAGACTATGAGTTAGCACTTGGAGCTGACTGATCTTTCCAAAACCAAAAGTCAGTTAATGGTACAGCTGGGACAACAGTGGCATGTTATTAGCAAAGAGGTAAGTCAAGTCACAGTAGAGCTTCTAAGACCAAAGGTCTGTGACAAGCCATGGCTCCTTTCCAACATGGAAATTCTAGAAGTTTCTAGAAAGATGGTCAGCTACTATTTATTTAAGCAGCAATTGATCACAAATATAGAGTCAAAGGGACATTCCATTATACCACAGTAcagtatttcctttaaaagttgACATTGATATGGTTCACTTTATCCAATCTTATAGAGTGAGCACAAtccacattttattatattaagtttattttatagaaaacaatCAAATGTCAGGGGTTCACGCCAAATGTGAGGCGTTCATGCTTGGTTACTGATAACCACATATAAGAGGAGCTCCTGAAATAAGACTACGCTATAGAAAGTTACAGACAGCCTAGGGGTGCTAAATAACTGTACTTGAGCCATTGTCTTCTGATCCTCTGTCTGCTTCCTTCCACTCCTAGTGCCCATTAGTCTAATCTCAGGTCTCTGCATTCCTTTCTACTCTGTCTTCCCCACTCTCCTGTCCCTCCACCCCACCGTCCTCCCTCAGCTCTGGTGTCCCCATTTCTGTGCTTCCCATCCCACCACTCGCACCTTCCTTGTCTCTAGTTCCTCTGCCTTCTGTCCTTCTGCCTTCTCCATTAGAAGCCTTTTTGTGTCCCTGCTCTATTACCTTTGTCCTCAATTGGACGTTTTTGCTGCTCTTTCTATTACTCAAGCTGGTTTTGACAGATAATGAGTTCTTGCTGCAGGAGTTCTTTTCATTTGAATGTCTCACCCTAAGCTCTGCACCACTTATCTGAACACTCCTTACCAGATTCTTTATTTTAGAGTCATATAGGGAGAATTCCAAATCCCAGGGCCTGTTATGCTTTATAGAGCTCATCAGTTCTTTGAAATTCTTCAGATCCTGACTTATCAATGGGGAAATTTTGAAGCAGAACTTTAGCTCAAAGTTCGAGGAGCTCTCTTTTTTTGATATGTCCAATAAAAACTGCATACTGAGGGTCATCTCTTCATTCCCCGCCTCCTGCTTTTCATCCAGCAGCCTGTTCACTTCTCTGAGGGACTCTTCCCCCAGCTGGCCCTGGTCCTCTTTTACCAGGTAGGACATGGCATGGAAAAATTCCTGGAAGCTAATGTGGCGGAAGCTGTAGAACTTCTTGATGTTAAGTCCCTCTTGGTAATCGATGCTGCTCAGGAAAGCAGCAAGGCTGGGCCCATCTAAATTGTGCTTCCTGAGCTCAGCTTCTTCAAACAGGAACCTCTGGTGTTGGATCCCCTCAGCTGCCAGGGAGCACAGACCTCTCAGAACCATGCGTCGGGTGAGCTCGGAGCAGCCCTCCTTGTCATTGGGCGGCAGGAAGGTGGAGACATAGGCCATGAAGATGTCAGTGCTGTTACTGGGAGACTCTGAGAGCACTCCGCCCCTCTCCATCTGCCCCTTCAGCCAGGAGCAGACCACCCAGCAAATGCCTGGAATCTGACATGCTTTGGAGAGAACGTCACTTCCTTGTACAATGTCAGTGGCATTTTTGATTtgctcctcatctgtgaaataggatcTGAAATACTTCATCCTCTCATTTTCAGAGAAGCCTAGGATGTGGACGTGGCGCGGTTGCTTCAGCAAGGCCTCCAGGTTCCGCAAAGCCAGGGGCCGAGTTGTGATGAGAAGAGAGCATGTGGGCAGCACCTCTCTCCTAATTAGACGGTGCAGCATGTCCTCTATGGGAGTGGGCCCTGGCCTCTTCAGCCTCTCCGCAAAGGACCGCTGCAGCTCATCGTAGCCGTCCAGGATGAACAGGAGCCTCTCTGGCTGCTGCCTCCGAATCTCTGCGACAGGCGCTTTATTGTCCCCACAGCACCAGATAAGGAGCTGGTCCAATGTGCTCTCCGGCAGCAGGACCACTTCTCTGCAGCTCACATAAAATACATAATCAAACTGGCCTGGGTACAGGGTTCCAGTGGCCCAGTCCAGCACCATTTTTCTGGCCAGTGTTGTCTTTCCAGTGCCAGCGGACCCCTGTATCACCACTGTGGGTGGGCCTTGGTCAGGCCCTTCCCTTGGAGCAAATAGATCTTCCACCTTCAGCTCCTCCTCCAGGGTGGGGCTCCCAGGGCTGGGCTTGGCCACCAGGAGCAGCTGGTTGTACCGGTGGTTGACGCCCTCTTCTTGCCTCTCCTCTAGGCAGCGCACGTGCTCTCGGTATATTTCTCTGTAATCTGAGTCAGACAGTGGGATATTAGGTAGTGAAATAcgaatgaaa
Coding sequences within:
- the NLRP10 gene encoding LOW QUALITY PROTEIN: NACHT, LRR and PYD domains-containing protein 10 (The sequence of the model RefSeq protein was modified relative to this genomic sequence to represent the inferred CDS: inserted 3 bases in 2 codons), producing the protein MALAGNARDALLWALRDLEENNFKILKFHLLDRTLLKGQGLARGELEGLSRVDLASRLILMYGAQDALKVVLNVLRVMNLLELVDQLSSFCLNDYREIYREHVRCLEERQEEGVNHRYNQLLLVAKPSPGSPTLEEELKVEDLFAPREGPDQGPPTVVIQGSAGTGKTTLARKMVLDWATGTLYPGQFDYVFYVSCREVVLLPESTLDQLLIWCCGDNKAPVAEIRRQQPERLLFILDGYDELQRSFAERLKRPGPTPIEDMLHRLIRREVLPTCSLLITTRPLALRNLEALLKQPRHVHILGFSENERMKYFRSYFTDEEQIKNATDIVQGSDVLSKACQIPGICWVVCSWLKGQMERGGVLSESPSNSTDIFMAYVSTFLPPNDKEGCSELTRRMVLRGLCSLAAEGIQHQRFLFEEAELRKHNLDGPSLAAFLSSIDYQEGLNIKKFYSFRHISFQEFFHAMSYLVKEDQGQLGEESLREVNRLLDEKQEAGNEEMTLSMQFLLDISKKESSSNFELKFCFKISPLISQDLKNFKELMSSIKHNRPWDLEFSLYDSKIKNLVRSVQISGAELRVRHSNEKNSCSKNSLSVKTSLSNXKEQQKRPIEDKGNRAGTXKKASNGEGRRTEGRGTRDKEGASGGMGSTEMGTPELREDGGVEGQESGEDRVERNAET